In Hyla sarda isolate aHylSar1 chromosome 12, aHylSar1.hap1, whole genome shotgun sequence, a genomic segment contains:
- the LOC130296828 gene encoding uncharacterized protein LOC130296828 isoform X1 — protein MTIVTCDVKSLYTSIRHNDGINAVKLFLRMSDIDPEVDELFEKRARELSQRFRERGYDENAIQRAYYRAKSTNRNVLLQTRPRDNKDNQVRFITTFHSQAQDVRNVLAKYWDLLTLDPILGLYIQKFPSLTYRRSTNLRDKLVHSHYSGPQTSNIFGSSNPRSGCKSCGRFVACQNVVDDTSFLDSSGNIYRITHNITCNTVGIIYHATCPCGLIYVGMTTREFKRRIREHVLGILAAANQEDISCLTVIPRHFKIHHDCNPSGLRFRGIDRIFISQRGGEWKKLLAQREVKWITKLKTMQPTGLNDHISYVSFI, from the exons ATGACCATTGTCACATGCGACGTGAAATCACTGTACACATCAATCCGCCATAATGACGGAATCAACGCAGTGAAACTATTCCTAAGGATGTCAGACATCGACCCTGAAGTTG ATGAACTGTTTGAGAAAAGAGCTCGGGAATTGAGCCAAAGATTCAGGGAGCGTGGATATGATGAAAATGCCATCCAGCGAGCATACTATAGAGCTAAATCTACtaataggaatgtcctccttcagACACGTCCAAGGGACAACAAGGATAACCAGGTGAGGTTCATCACCACATTTCATTCACAGGCCCAGGATGTGCGGAATGTTTTGGCTAAGTATTGGGATCTGCTTACATTGGATCCCATACTTGGTCTATACATCCAAAAATTTCCCTCATTGACATACAGAAGGTCTACCAATTTACGGGATAAATTAGTTCACAGCCACTACTCGGGGCCTCAGACAAGCAACATTTTTGGCAGTAGTAACCCTCGATCGGGTTGCAAATCCtgtggtagatttgtggcttgtCAAAATGTGGTTGATGATACCTCTTTTCTTGATTCTAGTGGGAACATCTACAGGATAACTCACAACATCACGTGCAATACAGTTGGTATAATCTACCATGCCACTTGCCCTTGTGGCCTTATCTACGTCGGAATGACGACTCGTGAATTCAAACGTAGGATCCGAGAGCACGTCTTGGGTATCCTGGCTGCTGCCAACCAAGAAGACATATCCTGCTTGACAGTGATTCCTCGCCATTTCAAAATTCATCATGACTGTAATCCTTCTGGCCTAAGATTTCGTGGGATTGATAGAATTTTTATCAGTCAGAGAGGAGGTGAGTGGAAGAAACTACTCGCCCAACGCGAAGTTAAGTGGATTACCAAACTTAAAACTATGCAGCCAACTGGTCTGAACGATCACATTAGTTATGTATCGTTCATTTAA
- the LOC130296828 gene encoding uncharacterized protein LOC130296828 isoform X2 yields the protein MTIVTCDVKSLYTSIRHNDGINAVKLFLRMSDIDPEVDELFEKRARELSQRFRERGYDENAIQRAYYRAKSTNRNVLLQTRPRDNKDNQVRFITTFHSQAQDVRNVLAKYWDLLTLDPILGLYIQKFPSLTYRRSTNLRDKLVHSHYSGPQTSNIFGSSNPRSGCKSCGRFVACQNVVDDTSFLDSSGNIYRITHNITCNTVGIIYHATCPCGLIYVGMTTREFKRRIREHVLGILAAANQEDISCLTVIPRHFKIHHDCNPSGLRFRGIDRIFISQRGVYQVREPIWE from the exons ATGACCATTGTCACATGCGACGTGAAATCACTGTACACATCAATCCGCCATAATGACGGAATCAACGCAGTGAAACTATTCCTAAGGATGTCAGACATCGACCCTGAAGTTG ATGAACTGTTTGAGAAAAGAGCTCGGGAATTGAGCCAAAGATTCAGGGAGCGTGGATATGATGAAAATGCCATCCAGCGAGCATACTATAGAGCTAAATCTACtaataggaatgtcctccttcagACACGTCCAAGGGACAACAAGGATAACCAGGTGAGGTTCATCACCACATTTCATTCACAGGCCCAGGATGTGCGGAATGTTTTGGCTAAGTATTGGGATCTGCTTACATTGGATCCCATACTTGGTCTATACATCCAAAAATTTCCCTCATTGACATACAGAAGGTCTACCAATTTACGGGATAAATTAGTTCACAGCCACTACTCGGGGCCTCAGACAAGCAACATTTTTGGCAGTAGTAACCCTCGATCGGGTTGCAAATCCtgtggtagatttgtggcttgtCAAAATGTGGTTGATGATACCTCTTTTCTTGATTCTAGTGGGAACATCTACAGGATAACTCACAACATCACGTGCAATACAGTTGGTATAATCTACCATGCCACTTGCCCTTGTGGCCTTATCTACGTCGGAATGACGACTCGTGAATTCAAACGTAGGATCCGAGAGCACGTCTTGGGTATCCTGGCTGCTGCCAACCAAGAAGACATATCCTGCTTGACAGTGATTCCTCGCCATTTCAAAATTCATCATGACTGTAATCCTTCTGGCCTAAGATTTCGTGGGATTGATAGAATTTTTATCAGTCAGAGAGGAG tgtACCAAGTTCGGGAACCAATCTGGGAGTGA